In Vibrio japonicus, one DNA window encodes the following:
- a CDS encoding acyl-CoA dehydrogenase, with translation MSSLRRKWVSDPAFKLFKKVLPPLSNTEKEAMEAGSVWWDGELFSGRPDFTKLHHYPKPTLSAEEQAFMDNELQTLLGMLDDHKIVKEDRDLPKEVWAYLRKERFFSLIISKEYGGREFSSHANSTIVSSIATRSISAAVSVMVPNSLGPGELLSHYGTQEQKDYWLPRLADGTDIPCFALTGPEAGSDAGGIPDEGIVCYGEHEGKEVLGVRVSWNKRYITLAPVATVLGLAFKMYDPDGLMGDKKDIGITCALIPADHKGVEIGERHDPIGLAFMNGPTRGNDVFIPMDWLIGGQEYAGKGWRMLVECLSAGRGISLPALGAAIGHLTSRTTGAYSYVRKQFGMSIGKFEGVAEALGRIGGLTYLLEATRTLTTTSLDLKEKPGIVTAIAKYHMTEMARTILNDSMDIHSGRAIQDGPMNYLASPYLGIPVAITVEGANILTRNLMIFGQGATRCHPYVLKEMEAAANPDEKEGAKEFDKLLFKHIGHATKNTFGAFGAALTGSRFIKAEMSGPTQRYYKELTRLSCALAVSADIAMATLGGDLKRKEMISARLGDVLAYLYMASAALKKYEDEGRQQQDLDYVHYAVQHCFYNAAKSLQEAFTNYPQKSVGRLLKVLIFPLGNHYQKPSDNLTVQIAESLMTPGAHRDRLTHLCYIGKDENDSVGLIENAFLAMYGVKSLERKLMTAAKEGKVARKGLLKDRLEQALEAGVLTQEEVDKVLAADELRYKAIQVDHFSHDLSEIRTHDQEVKRKLDSVA, from the coding sequence ATGAGTTCTCTAAGAAGAAAATGGGTAAGTGACCCAGCTTTTAAATTGTTTAAGAAGGTGTTACCACCATTATCAAACACAGAGAAAGAAGCAATGGAAGCGGGCAGTGTGTGGTGGGATGGAGAGTTATTCTCGGGTCGCCCTGATTTCACCAAACTACACCATTATCCTAAACCAACACTCAGTGCAGAAGAGCAAGCGTTTATGGATAACGAGTTGCAGACGCTGTTGGGTATGTTGGACGATCATAAGATCGTTAAAGAAGATCGTGACTTGCCGAAAGAGGTTTGGGCGTACCTACGTAAAGAGCGTTTTTTCTCTCTGATCATTTCCAAAGAATATGGCGGTCGCGAGTTTTCATCGCATGCAAACTCAACCATCGTTTCAAGCATTGCTACGCGAAGCATCAGTGCCGCAGTATCGGTCATGGTTCCGAACTCATTAGGTCCGGGTGAATTGCTGTCTCATTACGGTACTCAAGAGCAGAAAGATTACTGGCTACCACGTTTGGCTGATGGTACCGATATCCCTTGTTTTGCATTGACAGGTCCAGAAGCGGGTTCAGATGCAGGTGGTATTCCAGATGAAGGGATTGTTTGTTACGGCGAGCACGAAGGCAAGGAAGTACTTGGTGTTAGAGTAAGCTGGAACAAGCGTTATATTACTCTGGCTCCAGTTGCTACTGTATTAGGCTTGGCATTCAAAATGTACGATCCAGATGGTCTAATGGGTGATAAGAAAGACATTGGGATCACCTGTGCGCTAATCCCAGCAGACCATAAAGGGGTTGAGATTGGTGAGCGACATGACCCAATTGGTCTAGCATTCATGAACGGTCCAACCCGTGGTAACGACGTATTCATCCCTATGGATTGGCTAATCGGTGGTCAGGAGTACGCAGGTAAAGGTTGGCGTATGCTGGTGGAGTGTTTGTCAGCAGGTCGTGGTATTTCGTTGCCAGCATTAGGCGCAGCAATTGGCCACCTTACTTCTCGTACGACTGGTGCATACTCATACGTGCGTAAGCAGTTTGGTATGTCGATAGGTAAATTTGAAGGTGTGGCAGAGGCGCTGGGTCGCATCGGTGGTTTAACCTATCTGCTTGAAGCTACTCGTACACTGACGACCACGTCACTGGATCTGAAAGAGAAGCCGGGTATCGTAACCGCAATTGCTAAATACCACATGACCGAAATGGCTCGTACCATTTTGAACGACTCGATGGATATCCATTCTGGTCGCGCAATCCAAGACGGTCCAATGAACTATTTAGCATCGCCGTATCTAGGTATCCCTGTTGCGATCACGGTAGAAGGTGCGAACATCCTGACTCGTAACCTGATGATCTTCGGTCAAGGTGCGACACGTTGTCACCCTTATGTTCTTAAAGAGATGGAAGCAGCGGCAAACCCGGATGAAAAAGAAGGGGCAAAAGAGTTTGATAAGCTGTTGTTCAAACATATCGGTCATGCAACTAAGAATACCTTTGGTGCATTTGGCGCAGCGTTGACGGGTTCACGCTTTATCAAGGCAGAGATGAGCGGTCCAACACAGCGTTACTACAAAGAGTTGACTCGATTAAGCTGCGCATTGGCTGTGAGTGCAGACATCGCAATGGCAACACTGGGTGGAGATCTAAAACGTAAAGAGATGATCTCGGCAAGGCTGGGTGATGTACTAGCGTATCTATACATGGCGTCGGCGGCACTGAAAAAGTACGAAGACGAAGGTCGTCAGCAACAAGATCTCGATTACGTTCATTATGCGGTACAACACTGTTTCTACAATGCGGCAAAATCGCTACAAGAAGCGTTCACTAACTATCCACAAAAATCGGTTGGACGTCTGCTGAAGGTATTGATTTTCCCACTAGGAAACCATTACCAAAAACCGAGTGATAATCTGACCGTTCAGATTGCGGAAAGCCTAATGACGCCTGGAGCGCATCGTGACCGTTTAACGCACCTTTGCTACATCGGTAAAGATGAAAACGACAGCGTTGGTTTAATCGAGAATGCTTTCCTAGCGATGTACGGTGTTAAGAGCCTTGAACGTAAGTTAATGACGGCGGCGAAAGAGGGTAAAGTGGCTCGTAAAGGTCTGCTGAAAGATAGACTTGAGCAGGCGCTAGAGGCGGGTGTGTTGACTCAAGAAGAAGTAGATAAAGTTCTTGCGGCAGATGAATTGCGTTACAAAGCGATTCAAGTTGACCACTTTAGTCATGACTTGAGTGAAATAAGGACGCACGACCAAGAAGTAAAGCGCAAGCTTGATAGCGTTGCTTAG
- a CDS encoding TetR/AcrR family transcriptional regulator, translated as MASKNSTKEKILDVAEALFAEHGFNDTSLRTITSKAGVNLASVNYHFGDKKTLVRAVLNRYLEAFMPAMQDSLTNLNLSDNYSMEAVFESLRSPLGSLNDLRPNGTSRFMLLVGRGYTDVQGHLRWFITTRYQETLSLFTQSVMKANPNLSEEELFWRLHFTLGTCVFTMASSQALMEIAENSYDKKVDVKSIVDQLIPYLAAGVAADRA; from the coding sequence ATGGCAAGCAAAAACAGTACAAAAGAAAAAATCCTAGATGTTGCCGAGGCACTCTTTGCTGAACATGGCTTTAATGACACGTCTTTGCGGACGATTACCAGTAAAGCTGGGGTAAACCTTGCCTCCGTCAATTACCACTTTGGAGACAAGAAGACACTGGTGCGAGCGGTACTGAACCGATACTTAGAAGCGTTCATGCCAGCGATGCAAGATTCGTTGACGAATTTAAATCTGAGTGACAACTACTCAATGGAAGCGGTGTTTGAATCATTACGCTCTCCATTAGGCTCGTTAAACGATTTAAGACCAAATGGCACGAGCCGTTTTATGTTGCTGGTTGGTAGAGGTTATACCGATGTGCAAGGTCACCTTCGTTGGTTTATCACGACGCGCTATCAAGAAACTTTATCGCTTTTCACGCAATCCGTTATGAAAGCCAATCCTAACCTTTCAGAAGAAGAGCTATTTTGGCGTTTGCACTTTACGCTAGGAACTTGCGTTTTCACCATGGCTTCAAGTCAGGCGTTGATGGAAATTGCCGAAAACTCCTACGACAAGAAAGTCGACGTAAAGTCTATTGTTGATCAACTAATACCATATTTAGCTGCCGGAGTTGCGGCTGATAGAGCTTGA
- a CDS encoding pyridoxal-phosphate dependent enzyme produces MKLADTPITQHDFDGVRFYLKRDDQLHSHFSGNKARKFMALLEQPLTHIDTLISYGSIQSNAMYSLSALAAIKGWKFEFYVDHIPQWLSDNPKGNFRATLDMGAEIKAVNEFQLHPRDYIEQIRQPNDHCLVVPEGGRFKHAEVGIKQLAREILSWTRYENCSEFAVALPAGTGTTALYLHKYLAPHGIEVVTCPCVGGAEYLKQQFADLGESSFPTILELPAKHHFGHLYKADYIMWLKLLKQTHVEFDLLYDPMMWQCLIPWHTENSHKTLIYVHQGGLLGNESMLPRYERKFGLTPLEES; encoded by the coding sequence ATGAAACTTGCCGATACGCCTATCACCCAACACGATTTTGACGGTGTCCGATTTTACTTAAAACGCGATGACCAGCTGCACAGCCACTTCAGCGGTAACAAAGCACGTAAGTTTATGGCGCTTCTGGAGCAGCCCCTTACTCATATTGACACTTTAATTAGCTACGGCAGCATTCAATCTAATGCGATGTATTCATTATCTGCCTTGGCTGCAATAAAAGGTTGGAAATTCGAGTTTTATGTCGATCATATTCCTCAATGGCTGTCAGACAATCCTAAGGGGAATTTCCGCGCTACGCTGGATATGGGAGCGGAAATTAAAGCAGTGAATGAGTTTCAACTGCACCCGAGGGATTATATAGAACAGATCCGACAGCCTAACGACCATTGCTTAGTCGTACCCGAAGGCGGTCGATTCAAACATGCTGAAGTGGGCATTAAACAGCTCGCAAGAGAAATACTCTCATGGACTCGTTACGAAAATTGCTCTGAATTTGCAGTTGCATTACCTGCAGGGACTGGGACGACGGCACTTTACCTTCATAAATATTTAGCCCCTCATGGTATCGAAGTGGTCACTTGCCCATGTGTAGGAGGAGCAGAATACCTAAAACAGCAATTTGCCGATCTTGGTGAAAGCAGTTTTCCTACCATATTGGAACTTCCGGCGAAACATCACTTCGGCCACCTTTACAAAGCAGACTACATTATGTGGTTAAAATTACTCAAACAAACACACGTCGAGTTTGATTTGCTCTATGATCCTATGATGTGGCAATGCTTAATCCCTTGGCACACGGAAAACTCGCACAAAACGCTCATTTATGTCCATCAAGGTGGGTTACTGGGGAACGAAAGCATGCTGCCCCGTTATGAACGAAAATTTGGTTTAACACCATTAGAGGAAAGCTAA
- a CDS encoding YnjH family protein gives MRTTSLLLLLLASANVAAASTSASTSHKAIIGVNAAEIGQRVCFYQDMAYSSGAIIQVGEHFLICQNENTFETNGALKWASLSSKTETRAEPSSSKTVKKISQLPN, from the coding sequence ATGCGTACAACTTCCCTATTGTTATTATTGCTTGCTAGCGCCAATGTTGCAGCGGCGAGCACTTCCGCATCCACTTCTCATAAAGCGATTATCGGCGTTAATGCGGCGGAAATTGGCCAACGCGTCTGCTTTTATCAAGATATGGCGTATTCATCAGGAGCCATCATTCAAGTGGGTGAACATTTCCTGATTTGCCAAAATGAAAACACCTTCGAAACCAACGGCGCGTTGAAGTGGGCTTCTTTGTCATCAAAGACAGAAACAAGAGCAGAGCCAAGCAGCTCGAAAACTGTCAAAAAAATAAGCCAGCTACCCAACTGA
- the lhgO gene encoding L-2-hydroxyglutarate oxidase, whose translation MNAMYDFIIVGGGIVGVSTAWQLQQAYPNKSILLIEKESGFAKHQTGHNSGVIHAGVYYAPGSLKADFCKRGVERTIDFCAKHDIPVENCGKLLVATNNAEMERMNALYERCHQNGIEVELLDQAQLKLAEPNITGLGAILVKSTSIVNYTKVTEMMAKEFTDIGGQVSLGTEVIAAKELEEEVQLTCKVDGQTMQINGRFMISCSGLMADRMTKMLGIETDFQIVPYRGEYYLLDKKHNQVVNHLIYPIPDPDLPFLGVHLTRMIDGTVTVGPNAVQGWKREGYGVINFSLKDTWQMLSFAGFWKVTAKHLQTGLVEFKNSWWKPGYLKLVNKYCPSIQVADLKPYPAGIRAQAVMKDGTLVHDFLFAESPRSLHVCNAPSPAATSAMPIGEYICEKVMAKNA comes from the coding sequence ATGAACGCAATGTACGATTTTATTATTGTCGGTGGCGGTATTGTGGGCGTTTCCACAGCGTGGCAGTTGCAACAGGCTTACCCAAACAAATCGATTTTGTTGATTGAGAAAGAGTCGGGTTTTGCCAAGCATCAAACAGGACACAACAGCGGCGTGATCCATGCGGGTGTTTACTACGCCCCCGGCAGTCTCAAGGCGGATTTTTGTAAGCGCGGCGTTGAAAGAACCATTGATTTCTGCGCTAAACACGACATTCCGGTAGAGAATTGCGGGAAGTTGCTGGTCGCTACCAACAACGCCGAAATGGAGCGTATGAATGCGCTGTATGAACGTTGCCACCAAAATGGCATTGAGGTGGAGTTGCTAGACCAAGCGCAGTTGAAATTGGCAGAGCCGAACATCACGGGCTTAGGCGCGATATTGGTGAAATCAACCAGTATCGTGAACTACACCAAAGTCACCGAAATGATGGCAAAGGAGTTCACCGATATCGGCGGTCAAGTGAGCTTGGGTACCGAAGTTATCGCCGCCAAAGAGCTAGAGGAAGAAGTCCAACTTACTTGCAAAGTCGATGGCCAAACCATGCAGATTAATGGTCGTTTTATGATCTCTTGCTCTGGGTTAATGGCGGACCGCATGACCAAGATGCTAGGCATCGAGACCGATTTCCAAATCGTCCCTTATCGCGGTGAATACTACCTGTTAGACAAGAAGCATAACCAAGTGGTGAATCATCTGATTTACCCGATTCCAGATCCGGATCTGCCGTTTTTGGGCGTCCACCTAACTCGTATGATTGATGGTACGGTCACGGTTGGCCCTAATGCGGTACAGGGCTGGAAGCGAGAAGGCTATGGCGTGATTAACTTCAGTCTCAAAGATACGTGGCAAATGTTGAGCTTTGCTGGCTTCTGGAAAGTGACCGCCAAACATCTGCAAACCGGGCTGGTGGAGTTTAAAAACTCGTGGTGGAAACCGGGTTACTTGAAGCTAGTGAACAAGTATTGCCCGAGCATTCAGGTTGCGGATCTCAAGCCATACCCGGCGGGCATTCGTGCGCAGGCTGTGATGAAAGACGGCACTTTGGTACACGACTTTTTGTTTGCTGAAAGCCCGCGCAGTTTGCATGTGTGTAACGCGCCCTCTCCGGCGGCAACTTCTGCCATGCCAATTGGCGAGTACATTTGCGAGAAGGTGATGGCGAAAAACGCTTAA
- a CDS encoding TRAP transporter permease, with amino-acid sequence MSDSLQQELQKFELPTRTDFPWVGKAITALGVVISLLHIYFNTLSTLPELWISATHFAGFAVICALWYPAHISLKRSKVALAVDIVIALAALACLIYIPFAEDALYERGVKFVASDWFFAILAIAIVIELIRRTMGWFIPVLILVCLSYVVLWGQWASGIFHFPGLSLETLLYRSFYSSEGMFGSISRISWTFVFMFILFGAFLVRSGVGDYIIDVARAAAGKIIGGPGFIAVIGSGLMGSVSGSSVANTVSTGVISIPLMQKAGFPSRFAAGVEAAASTGGQLMPPVMGAGAFIMASYTQIPYVDIIAVSFVPALVYFLSVAFFVRIEAKRSGVQKVTTSSEPLLKVLISGWHNLIPLAVLVTLLVQGFTPTYAAGISILSVVVASWFSKNHKMGPKAIIEALSQGAKNMATTAVLLVGIGLVINVISTTGIGNTFSLMINGWANGDLFIMILLIALASLVLGMGLPVTAAYIVLGTLSAPALYQLLAESQLLDMLVAGQLPEQAKAIFMLAAPDQLDLLNAPMALETAKELLTKVPADFMDTLLEQSLGLEAVGLALLSAHLIIFWLSQDSNVTPPVCLTAFAAATIAKTPPMRTGLMAWKIAKGLYLVPLLIAYTNLVSWDITSVLVTGGFAIIGTYAFIAAIEGYLEGEINWLIRIALIGVGLALVWPDIAVWIRLACSAAFIGVFIYSGRNSNTSVENSIAKPV; translated from the coding sequence ATGAGCGATTCGTTGCAGCAGGAACTGCAAAAGTTTGAATTGCCGACCCGAACGGATTTTCCGTGGGTGGGCAAGGCGATTACCGCCCTTGGTGTGGTGATCTCGTTACTGCATATTTATTTTAATACGTTATCCACGCTGCCTGAGCTTTGGATTTCGGCCACGCACTTTGCCGGTTTTGCCGTGATTTGTGCGCTGTGGTATCCGGCTCATATTTCTTTAAAACGCAGTAAAGTGGCGTTGGCGGTCGACATTGTGATCGCACTGGCAGCACTGGCTTGTCTTATTTACATCCCATTTGCGGAAGATGCTTTATACGAGCGCGGCGTTAAATTTGTCGCGAGCGATTGGTTCTTCGCGATTTTGGCGATTGCCATCGTGATCGAACTGATCCGCCGTACCATGGGCTGGTTTATTCCGGTACTTATCCTTGTCTGCTTGAGCTACGTGGTGCTTTGGGGGCAGTGGGCGAGTGGGATTTTCCATTTCCCGGGTCTGAGCTTAGAAACCTTGCTCTATCGCAGTTTTTACTCGTCTGAAGGCATGTTCGGCTCTATTTCGCGCATCAGCTGGACGTTTGTTTTCATGTTCATCCTGTTCGGCGCTTTTTTGGTGCGCTCTGGTGTGGGTGATTACATCATCGACGTGGCGCGTGCAGCCGCAGGAAAAATCATTGGTGGCCCAGGTTTTATTGCGGTTATCGGTTCCGGTTTGATGGGCTCGGTATCCGGCTCTAGCGTGGCGAACACGGTGTCTACTGGCGTGATCAGTATTCCATTGATGCAAAAAGCGGGTTTCCCGTCTCGCTTTGCGGCGGGTGTAGAAGCAGCCGCATCGACAGGTGGTCAGCTTATGCCGCCAGTCATGGGCGCGGGCGCGTTTATCATGGCGTCGTACACGCAGATCCCTTACGTGGATATTATTGCCGTGTCGTTTGTGCCTGCGTTGGTGTACTTTCTATCGGTTGCGTTCTTTGTGCGTATTGAAGCCAAGCGCAGTGGCGTGCAAAAAGTCACGACCAGCAGCGAACCACTGCTAAAAGTGCTTATCTCTGGTTGGCACAACCTGATTCCTCTGGCAGTGCTAGTCACTTTATTGGTACAAGGCTTTACGCCAACCTACGCAGCGGGTATCTCTATTTTGTCGGTGGTGGTGGCGTCTTGGTTCTCGAAAAATCATAAGATGGGGCCGAAAGCGATCATCGAAGCCTTATCTCAAGGTGCGAAGAACATGGCAACCACGGCGGTACTGCTGGTGGGCATCGGTTTGGTGATCAATGTGATCAGTACCACGGGTATTGGTAACACCTTCTCGCTGATGATCAACGGCTGGGCGAATGGTGACTTGTTTATCATGATCTTGTTGATCGCGTTGGCGTCATTGGTGCTTGGCATGGGCCTACCAGTCACGGCGGCGTACATTGTATTAGGCACATTATCGGCACCTGCGTTGTATCAGTTACTGGCAGAAAGCCAACTGCTGGATATGCTGGTCGCTGGTCAATTACCAGAGCAAGCGAAAGCGATCTTTATGCTGGCAGCGCCAGATCAGCTGGATCTCCTTAACGCGCCAATGGCGTTGGAAACGGCCAAAGAGCTATTAACCAAAGTGCCTGCCGATTTTATGGATACCCTGCTTGAGCAAAGTTTGGGCTTGGAAGCGGTTGGCCTAGCACTGCTGTCTGCACACTTGATCATCTTCTGGCTGTCTCAAGACAGTAACGTGACTCCACCGGTGTGTTTAACGGCGTTTGCGGCGGCAACCATCGCTAAAACACCGCCAATGCGCACGGGTTTGATGGCGTGGAAAATTGCCAAAGGTCTTTACTTAGTGCCGCTGTTGATTGCGTACACCAACCTGGTGAGCTGGGACATTACCTCCGTATTGGTGACGGGCGGTTTTGCCATCATTGGTACTTATGCCTTTATTGCCGCGATTGAAGGTTATCTGGAAGGCGAGATCAACTGGCTTATCCGTATTGCTTTGATTGGTGTAGGTTTGGCTTTGGTATGGCCTGACATTGCAGTATGGATTCGACTGGCGTGCAGTGCGGCATTCATCGGCGTGTTTATTTATAGCGGCCGAAATTCAAACACGAGTGTTGAAAATTCAATCGCGAAACCTGTGTGA
- a CDS encoding TAXI family TRAP transporter solute-binding subunit, with product MKYNKLVKTLAIAMASFGLAANVSAADERSYILATASTGGTYYPVGVALATLSKVKVAPKHHFSLSAISSAGSGENVKMLNENEAQFAILQGLYGAWAWSGQGPYAKSGKQEQLRSVSMLWQNVEHFIVRSELAESGTVSDLNNLDGKKFSIGKKNSGTEKSGRQIMKGLSVDPDKFNLAFMGYGGSASALQNGTIDGMNTPAGVPVGAVTQAFAALGNDIQLLSFTDEQIKQANRDFDLWTKYEIPANTYPGVDKPITTVAQPNFLAVRDDISEEDVYQLTKTIYENLPFLQGIHKATKAMALEKALSGLPLPLHPGAVRYYKEVGVEIPSQLIIN from the coding sequence ATGAAATACAACAAGTTAGTGAAAACTCTGGCTATCGCTATGGCTTCATTTGGTTTGGCGGCGAATGTCTCTGCTGCGGATGAACGCAGTTACATCCTTGCCACCGCGTCAACGGGCGGAACGTATTACCCAGTGGGTGTCGCATTAGCAACTCTTAGCAAAGTCAAAGTCGCGCCGAAGCATCACTTTTCATTGTCCGCAATCAGCTCGGCTGGATCGGGTGAGAACGTGAAAATGCTGAATGAGAACGAAGCGCAGTTTGCGATTTTGCAAGGTTTGTATGGTGCGTGGGCTTGGAGTGGTCAAGGCCCGTATGCAAAATCGGGTAAGCAAGAGCAACTGCGCTCGGTTTCCATGTTGTGGCAGAACGTTGAACACTTTATCGTCCGTTCTGAGCTGGCTGAATCTGGCACAGTGAGCGACCTGAATAACCTTGATGGCAAGAAATTCTCGATTGGTAAAAAGAACTCGGGAACAGAAAAATCGGGCCGTCAGATCATGAAAGGCCTATCGGTTGACCCAGACAAATTTAACTTGGCATTCATGGGTTACGGCGGCAGTGCGAGTGCGCTACAGAACGGCACCATCGACGGTATGAACACACCTGCGGGCGTTCCTGTTGGGGCTGTCACACAAGCGTTTGCTGCCCTAGGCAACGATATTCAACTGCTTTCGTTTACGGATGAGCAGATCAAGCAAGCCAACCGCGACTTTGATCTTTGGACCAAGTACGAAATCCCAGCCAACACTTACCCTGGCGTTGATAAACCGATTACGACGGTTGCGCAACCAAACTTCTTGGCCGTGCGAGACGATATCTCGGAAGAAGATGTTTATCAGCTGACCAAAACCATCTACGAAAATCTGCCATTCCTGCAAGGTATCCACAAAGCGACCAAAGCGATGGCGCTTGAAAAAGCTTTATCTGGCTTGCCTTTACCACTTCACCCAGGCGCAGTACGTTACTACAAAGAAGTGGGTGTCGAGATCCCATCACAACTGATCATCAACTAA
- a CDS encoding sigma-54-dependent transcriptional regulator: MELHMTRSIALIEDDQIVRQATSQWLQLAGFEVTTFETGQAALEAVMSGEFDTIITDVRLPDIDGTEILNQVKQSLPEVPVILITGHGDVDMAVKALQQGAYDFIEKPFDPERLSQTVAEAVEKYSQGRERKSRLSYLDSISGIEQVLIGRSKVMCDLREQIIKVASIDTNVIIYGETGCGKELVANCLHQFSQRQKHPFVPLNCGAIPENLFESELFGHEAGAFTGAAKRRIGKLEFADKGTVFLDEIESMPLSMQVKVLRTLQDHVVERVGGNQQVSVDLRVISAAKHDLLNHPDFRQDLFYRLNVAQLHLPPLSEREDDALLLFEHFTQEANPETRQASEADRHALLSYSWPGNVRELRNVAIRFALDEMLTVGEILSCRPNTTTESASSGVPLAVQVQSFERKVIHDSLLRHQGRINEVMQELDLPRRTLNQKMVRYALNRSDYVS; this comes from the coding sequence ATGGAATTACATATGACTCGCAGTATTGCTTTGATTGAGGATGACCAAATCGTCCGTCAAGCAACGAGCCAGTGGCTGCAACTTGCAGGCTTTGAAGTGACCACGTTTGAAACAGGGCAAGCCGCGTTAGAGGCGGTGATGAGCGGAGAATTCGACACGATCATCACCGATGTGAGGTTGCCAGACATTGATGGCACCGAGATTTTAAATCAGGTTAAGCAGAGCTTGCCGGAAGTGCCAGTGATTTTGATTACCGGTCACGGTGATGTGGATATGGCGGTCAAAGCGCTACAGCAGGGCGCGTATGACTTCATTGAAAAGCCGTTTGATCCAGAGCGTCTCTCGCAGACCGTGGCGGAAGCGGTCGAAAAATACAGCCAAGGTCGAGAGCGCAAAAGCCGCTTATCGTACTTAGATAGCATCAGCGGTATCGAGCAAGTGTTGATTGGCCGTAGTAAAGTGATGTGCGATCTGCGCGAGCAAATCATCAAAGTCGCGTCCATCGATACTAACGTGATCATTTATGGAGAAACGGGCTGTGGTAAAGAGTTGGTCGCCAATTGCTTGCATCAGTTCAGTCAAAGGCAAAAACACCCGTTTGTTCCGCTAAATTGCGGTGCGATTCCGGAAAACTTGTTCGAAAGTGAGCTATTCGGCCACGAAGCAGGCGCATTTACGGGGGCGGCGAAACGGCGCATCGGTAAGTTAGAGTTTGCCGACAAAGGTACGGTGTTTCTTGATGAAATCGAAAGCATGCCGCTGTCGATGCAGGTCAAAGTGCTACGTACACTGCAAGATCATGTCGTTGAACGGGTTGGGGGCAACCAGCAAGTGTCGGTCGATCTGCGTGTGATTTCTGCGGCCAAGCACGATCTGTTGAATCATCCCGATTTTCGCCAAGACCTGTTTTATCGCCTGAACGTGGCGCAACTGCATTTGCCGCCGTTGAGTGAGCGTGAAGACGATGCCTTGCTGCTGTTTGAACACTTCACTCAAGAAGCCAACCCAGAGACTCGCCAAGCCAGTGAAGCCGACAGACACGCGCTGCTCTCTTACTCGTGGCCGGGCAACGTGCGTGAGCTGCGCAACGTCGCAATTCGTTTTGCACTGGACGAAATGCTAACCGTGGGCGAGATTCTTTCGTGCCGTCCGAACACCACTACAGAATCGGCCTCGTCTGGTGTGCCGCTAGCGGTGCAGGTGCAGAGCTTTGAACGCAAAGTTATTCACGACTCTTTGCTCAGACATCAAGGCCGCATTAATGAAGTGATGCAAGAGCTCGATTTACCACGGCGAACGTTGAACCAAAAAATGGTGCGTTACGCGCTCAACCGCAGTGATTACGTCAGTTAG